The following coding sequences are from one Bradyrhizobium sp. WSM471 window:
- a CDS encoding GMC oxidoreductase, with protein MAGRCSGFLNSPEGYDHTATEIGSNQKTEFIEETDTYKTLYKAFQTAEGKVFGKGGSRIDRIEPAPLAVMGRRPTSGIFTFDQYSSVTFLIDAINQDVNNNANTPWDRRLMLLPRTEVVGLTLDDKKQAVTSLDLEVSGDRKRLRLAPGVTVVLANGTVEATRLALAHLGVGQQTQPPKVGNFMTHMGNSTTVRIRRKALGLGPPNPSGNDLAAFMARGELLGRRFHYQIVAAALRPESSSPWDFVMRLMPDVDQLERWIGDRDQEWISIVFRGIGEMEGNRRIKRPDEWKNFISLKGDLAYAKLGPSQSDTQLWGALDEVAIELAKQLAGDADNIRYPAEPNHSDIGTIYHEGGTLFMGNAEESITDTYGRFHHLPNVYVVGPAVFPTLGSANPSLTGLSLARRTADTILRARRTTPSTSQEEIPSA; from the coding sequence GTGGCCGGAAGATGTTCGGGATTCCTGAACAGCCCCGAGGGCTACGACCATACGGCAACTGAAATTGGCTCAAATCAAAAGACGGAATTCATTGAAGAGACAGACACCTACAAGACGTTGTACAAGGCATTTCAGACGGCCGAAGGAAAAGTCTTTGGCAAGGGCGGAAGCCGCATTGATCGCATCGAGCCGGCACCACTTGCCGTGATGGGCCGGCGGCCCACATCCGGCATTTTTACCTTCGATCAATACAGCAGCGTGACCTTTCTCATCGATGCGATCAATCAAGATGTAAATAACAACGCAAACACGCCATGGGACCGACGTTTGATGTTGCTTCCGCGCACGGAAGTCGTCGGCCTGACCCTTGATGACAAGAAACAAGCGGTAACGTCACTTGATCTGGAAGTAAGCGGAGATCGGAAGAGGCTTCGCCTCGCGCCCGGTGTTACCGTCGTCCTGGCCAACGGAACGGTCGAGGCTACTCGACTGGCTCTGGCGCATCTGGGGGTCGGCCAGCAAACCCAACCTCCCAAGGTAGGCAACTTCATGACGCATATGGGTAACAGCACCACGGTTCGAATTCGGCGCAAGGCACTCGGGCTCGGTCCGCCAAATCCGTCAGGGAACGACCTAGCTGCGTTCATGGCTCGCGGTGAACTACTTGGACGACGGTTTCATTACCAGATTGTCGCGGCCGCCCTTCGGCCCGAGAGCAGCAGCCCGTGGGATTTTGTGATGAGATTGATGCCGGACGTAGACCAGCTTGAGCGGTGGATAGGCGACCGTGACCAGGAGTGGATTTCGATCGTGTTTCGCGGGATCGGCGAAATGGAGGGCAATCGTCGCATAAAGCGACCGGATGAGTGGAAGAACTTTATCAGCCTCAAAGGGGATCTCGCTTACGCGAAGCTTGGCCCATCGCAGAGTGACACTCAGTTATGGGGGGCGCTCGACGAAGTGGCGATTGAGTTGGCCAAGCAACTTGCGGGAGACGCCGACAACATTCGGTACCCGGCAGAACCCAACCATAGCGACATTGGGACGATCTACCACGAGGGCGGCACCCTATTTATGGGCAATGCCGAAGAGTCGATAACGGACACGTACGGCAGGTTTCATCACCTTCCAAACGTCTACGTCGTCGGGCCTGCGGTGTTCCCGACTCTGGGCTCCGCAAATCCTTCACTCACTGGGCTCTCTCTGGCGCGCCGCACCGCCGACACCATTCTGCGGGCGCGCCGGACCACACCATCAACTTCCCAGGAGGAAATTCCTTCGGCGTGA
- a CDS encoding cytochrome-c peroxidase has protein sequence MRVWVSLALLAAFFPPGQPFASVAAETSADTTARASYRRPAAIPFPDRNPYTVPKAALGERLFFDALLSKSRTRSCATCHNPSLSWGDGLARAIGEDPRGLPLRAPTLIDVAFTEPLGWDGKFKTLEAVTLGPITGRANMNLTESELIARLSAIPAYTDAFAAAFGDDAITRPRIEAALATFERTIVAGESPFDRWIMGDETAISAAAKRGFESFNGKAHCSNCHGGASFTDGSFHDIGVAKNDDVGRGRLFPTSQKLRYAFKTPTLRDVARRAPYMHDGSVATLEGVIELYDKGGIDRPSRSPSIRPLSLTESEKADLIAFLQTLTASSKDTPFPKLAR, from the coding sequence ATGAGGGTCTGGGTCAGCTTAGCTTTGCTCGCGGCATTTTTTCCGCCGGGCCAGCCGTTTGCCTCGGTAGCGGCGGAGACATCAGCCGATACCACGGCGCGCGCCAGCTATCGTCGGCCGGCGGCGATCCCTTTTCCCGATCGTAATCCCTACACGGTGCCGAAAGCTGCTCTCGGGGAAAGACTCTTCTTCGATGCGCTGCTCTCGAAGTCCCGCACCCGTTCCTGCGCGACATGCCACAATCCGTCGCTTTCCTGGGGGGATGGCCTTGCGCGTGCGATCGGCGAGGATCCCAGGGGCCTGCCATTGCGTGCGCCGACCCTGATCGATGTGGCGTTCACCGAACCGTTGGGGTGGGACGGCAAATTCAAGACTCTCGAAGCCGTCACGCTCGGGCCGATCACAGGCCGGGCCAACATGAATTTGACGGAATCAGAATTGATCGCGCGTCTCTCCGCTATCCCGGCCTATACTGACGCATTCGCAGCCGCATTCGGGGACGATGCGATCACGCGACCCAGGATCGAAGCCGCCTTGGCTACTTTTGAACGAACCATCGTTGCTGGCGAATCTCCATTCGACCGATGGATCATGGGAGACGAAACAGCGATCAGCGCGGCGGCAAAACGCGGGTTTGAGAGTTTCAACGGCAAAGCCCATTGCTCAAACTGCCACGGTGGAGCATCTTTTACTGACGGATCGTTTCACGATATTGGCGTCGCAAAGAACGACGACGTTGGACGCGGCCGGCTGTTTCCGACGTCGCAAAAGCTGCGGTACGCATTCAAAACGCCGACATTGCGCGATGTCGCGCGGCGTGCTCCCTACATGCATGATGGATCGGTCGCGACCCTCGAAGGGGTCATCGAACTCTATGACAAGGGTGGGATTGACCGTCCGAGTCGCTCGCCTTCAATAAGGCCTCTATCTCTTACGGAAAGCGAAAAAGCGGATTTGATCGCTTTTCTTCAGACGCTCACCGCATCCTCGAAGGATACGCCTTTTCCCAAATTAGCGCGGTGA
- a CDS encoding AAA family ATPase: protein MTQFNIAISNCNSVDCAEVVLTKGTLNIKYGPNGLGKSTLAKAIVSKIRGDGGLQDLVPFKHRGNAEAAPPQVEGIDSLASALVFDDDYVQQFVFQKDEVLKNSFDIFIKTPEYVAAMVAIDSLLSGIKQALTNNAEIEQTITDLKELRDAFGKSKPGSIPKSSKIHKAFGTGNKIENIPVALKPFETFIRSNEPSKWIAWQIKGNDFLKLGDTCPYCSTALAGEGQKDTALAVEKEYDATAVGHLNTLKAVIERLGKYFSEKCRENLEKVTKTRLELTAQELSFLTGLKAEIDGLITQLEGLRAISFFSLRDVEQISARITPLKIDLALMDKMDSEDTRSITDPVNAQLESLLSKVGELTGQIKKHKSKIKKTIESNQASINAFLKSAGYKYTVEIVPEAESYKMKLVHRDLVGHLETASKHLSYGEKNAFALVLFMYQVFSENPDLVVLDDPISSFDKNKKFAILHELFKGKASLNGRTTLMLTHDIEPAIDVIKSTKDVFQASKPSASFLSSRGGVVREVPISKEDIQTFGKVCKANIAALQDPILAAIYLRRDYELRDDVGLEYNLLASLFKGRAVPTLQSKTENRDMTSEEKGAAEASIRQEHLPGFSYDALVAEVNDVNCIRAKFLATDVGYEKIQLFRVFNIDHDDDVIRKFINESYHIENEYVMQLNPHKFESIPEYVIEECVRLLPMAS, encoded by the coding sequence ATGACTCAATTCAATATTGCCATCAGCAACTGCAACAGCGTGGACTGTGCCGAAGTAGTTCTCACGAAAGGCACGCTCAATATTAAGTATGGCCCGAATGGATTGGGCAAAAGCACATTGGCTAAGGCAATCGTCAGCAAGATCAGAGGGGACGGTGGCCTTCAAGACCTCGTACCATTCAAACACCGTGGCAATGCGGAGGCGGCACCTCCACAGGTTGAAGGCATCGACAGCTTGGCATCGGCCTTGGTCTTTGATGACGACTACGTTCAGCAGTTCGTATTCCAAAAAGACGAAGTTCTCAAAAATAGCTTCGACATCTTCATAAAGACCCCGGAATACGTCGCTGCGATGGTTGCTATCGACTCGCTGCTATCAGGGATTAAGCAGGCGCTGACGAACAACGCAGAGATCGAGCAGACCATCACCGATCTGAAGGAACTGCGCGATGCTTTTGGTAAGTCTAAACCAGGCAGCATTCCAAAAAGCAGCAAGATTCATAAGGCGTTCGGCACTGGCAACAAGATCGAAAACATTCCTGTGGCCCTTAAACCGTTCGAGACATTCATCCGGAGCAACGAGCCATCCAAGTGGATCGCTTGGCAGATCAAGGGCAACGACTTCTTGAAGCTGGGCGACACCTGCCCCTATTGCTCCACCGCGCTAGCAGGCGAGGGCCAGAAAGACACTGCTCTCGCTGTAGAGAAGGAGTACGATGCTACGGCGGTCGGCCATCTAAATACTCTGAAAGCGGTCATCGAAAGGCTCGGCAAATACTTCAGCGAGAAGTGCCGTGAAAACCTAGAAAAGGTCACGAAAACCAGGCTCGAGCTGACAGCGCAGGAACTCAGCTTCTTGACCGGACTAAAGGCTGAAATAGATGGGTTGATCACTCAACTGGAAGGCCTGCGGGCTATTTCGTTCTTCTCTTTGAGGGACGTTGAGCAAATCAGCGCACGGATTACGCCACTGAAGATTGACCTGGCGCTGATGGACAAGATGGACTCCGAGGACACAAGGAGCATCACGGATCCCGTCAATGCGCAGCTGGAAAGCCTCTTGTCGAAAGTTGGCGAATTGACCGGACAGATCAAAAAGCACAAAAGCAAAATCAAGAAGACTATTGAGTCTAATCAGGCAAGCATCAACGCGTTCCTAAAGTCCGCAGGTTATAAATACACGGTGGAGATCGTGCCGGAGGCCGAATCCTACAAAATGAAGCTGGTGCACCGTGATTTGGTTGGGCACCTCGAGACCGCCTCAAAACACTTGAGCTACGGTGAGAAAAACGCCTTTGCTCTGGTTCTTTTTATGTACCAGGTCTTCAGTGAGAATCCGGACCTAGTAGTGCTGGATGACCCAATATCCTCATTCGACAAGAACAAAAAGTTCGCCATTCTTCACGAGTTGTTCAAAGGCAAAGCCAGTCTCAATGGGCGAACGACCTTGATGCTCACGCACGATATCGAGCCTGCCATTGATGTCATAAAGAGCACTAAAGATGTTTTCCAAGCATCCAAGCCCTCGGCATCGTTTCTGTCGTCGCGGGGCGGTGTGGTGAGGGAAGTCCCCATTTCGAAGGAGGACATCCAAACGTTCGGGAAGGTCTGTAAAGCAAACATCGCCGCCCTGCAGGACCCGATTCTCGCAGCCATTTATTTGCGGCGCGATTACGAGCTGCGGGATGATGTCGGATTGGAATACAATCTTCTAGCTAGCCTGTTCAAGGGGCGAGCAGTGCCGACGCTGCAATCAAAAACCGAAAACCGGGATATGACGTCCGAGGAAAAGGGGGCAGCAGAAGCCAGCATCCGACAAGAGCACCTTCCCGGGTTTTCCTACGACGCACTTGTCGCGGAGGTGAACGATGTAAACTGCATCCGTGCGAAATTTTTGGCCACAGACGTCGGTTATGAGAAAATCCAGCTATTCCGGGTTTTCAACATTGATCACGACGACGACGTGATCCGGAAATTTATCAACGAGTCCTATCACATCGAGAATGAGTATGTGATGCAGCTCAATCCGCATAAGTTCGAGAGCATTCCTGAGTACGTCATCGAAGAGTGCGTACGACTGTTGCCCATGGCTAGCTAG
- a CDS encoding DNA cytosine methyltransferase: protein MRVTKGDMCVNTIKLKQGKQDVKQRAAEPSGMFKNWRVVACRNPARAATQNGLDTRFCRTHAEHYARHDILNAADCGVPQLRRRMFIVGARDGAAFCFPDGLADELLLGEPPRSRRVMDGG from the coding sequence ATGAGAGTGACTAAAGGCGACATGTGCGTGAACACCATCAAGTTGAAGCAAGGAAAGCAGGATGTGAAGCAAAGAGCTGCAGAGCCGAGCGGCATGTTCAAGAACTGGCGTGTCGTCGCCTGCAGGAATCCCGCCCGAGCTGCCACACAGAATGGGCTCGATACCCGCTTCTGCCGCACTCATGCTGAGCACTACGCCCGTCACGATATCTTGAACGCTGCGGACTGCGGAGTTCCTCAACTTCGACGAAGGATGTTCATTGTCGGGGCTCGTGACGGCGCCGCGTTTTGTTTCCCCGATGGGCTTGCGGACGAGCTGCTGCTTGGGGAGCCGCCGCGATCCAGACGAGTTATGGACGGTGGGTGA
- a CDS encoding metallophosphoesterase family protein produces the protein MEAGYGVSSAGLQPSSSCLPVRCWQVLSSSRCATSFQTALPPYNRTASAVWISTVRSQRRQEMRRTWRWISERRRWRRIAPVTAIRGNVDSGEWARQYPDTTLVRLAGKSIYVLHDLKTLQDDLGAGIDVIVCGHSHVPKINTVGGVLYLNPGSAGRRRFKLPITLATLEVTPEGMRPEIHDLGGD, from the coding sequence ATGGAAGCGGGTTACGGCGTGTCGAGCGCCGGCCTGCAGCCATCTTCTTCATGCCTGCCGGTGCGCTGCTGGCAGGTGTTGTCGAGCAGTCGCTGCGCGACGTCCTTCCAGACCGCGTTGCCGCCATACAATCGGACTGCATCGGCGGTCTGGATTTCCACGGTCCGCTCGCAGCGGCGGCAGGAGATGCGCAGGACGTGGCGCTGGATTTCCGAAAGACGTCGCTGGCGCCGGATCGCGCCCGTCACGGCCATCCGTGGAAACGTGGACAGCGGCGAGTGGGCCCGCCAATATCCCGACACGACGCTCGTGCGCTTGGCGGGAAAGTCGATCTACGTTCTGCACGACCTGAAGACGCTGCAGGACGATCTTGGTGCCGGCATTGACGTCATCGTCTGCGGGCATTCCCACGTGCCGAAGATCAACACGGTCGGTGGCGTTCTCTACCTGAATCCCGGCAGCGCTGGACGGCGACGCTTCAAGCTGCCGATCACGCTTGCGACGCTCGAAGTCACGCCCGAGGGCATGCGACCGGAAATCCACGACCTTGGAGGCGACTGA